The DNA region AACGCACGGCCAGCGGCGTCGTTACGAGGCCCACCGCGAGGCACATCAGCGGCAGCGAGAACCGGTTGCTGATCTCGCCCCGGTCGCGCATCAACTCGGCGTATGTCGGCAACGCCTGTGTCTCCGCATAGACGCGCGCGAGTTCCGCCTCATGGCCGAACAGCTCGCGCAGGGTCATTGCCTCGCGCTCCCGTTTCGGCTCCTTCGGCATCAGCTTGGGCACCGACAACTCCATCCGCGGCGATTCGGCGTGCATGACCCGGTCCGCGCCGCGGGACTGAATCCACGAGCCGTTCGTCAGGACCAGCGTACTACCGCCGGGTTCCCGGACCAGCTGTGCGCTGTCGGCATAGAACGCGGATGTCTCCCCGTTCTGTTCCGGGCGGAGGATAACGAGATCGCGCAAGGTGCGCGTGCGCGCGTCTTTGCTGCCGATGTAGACACGCCAGTCCGCGAACTGGTGCATGACCCCGGCGGGCAGCAGGTCAATGGACGCGCGCAAGGGCAGATCGCTGTAAATCATACTGATAGCTTGTCTTACGGCCCACGGACGCATCTGGTCCTGGACGAGGAAACAGCCTGCGCTCA from Candidatus Hydrogenedentota bacterium includes:
- a CDS encoding LptF/LptG family permease, whose translation is MALLHRYLLRQVGPPALIAFAVIAFLAMIAGLREQVADLPLDQVTLGDLTRLSFLSLPALIGYIVPITYMMGILAGFGALAQRNEFVSMKAAGIPMRRIILPVIGLGAALSAGCFLVQDQMRPWAVRQAISMIYSDLPLRASIDLLPAGVMHQFADWRVYIGSKDARTRTLRDLVILRPEQNGETSAFYADSAQLVREPGGSTLVLTNGSWIQSRGADRVMHAESPRMELSVPKLMPKEPKREREAMTLRELFGHEAELARVYAETQALPTYAELMRDRGEISNRFSLPLMCLAVGLVTTPLAVRSPRSGRSFVFGVGFLVLISYFTMNRLFEPASLMPLYQIILMGQAPNIALGLAGLVFVWRVDRI